From Astyanax mexicanus isolate ESR-SI-001 chromosome 16, AstMex3_surface, whole genome shotgun sequence, one genomic window encodes:
- the zfr2 gene encoding zinc finger RNA-binding protein, with protein sequence MAASHYYGFPHGAAGPQYSSQPPPAYSHQTTASYSVQPAPGAANVVTASYAPATAQPTRPVASPAYQTYQTPTAPDYGYRQPETTPQPTTRPQSYQVFTEAENYNYGRPASTSSVYENKQYYQTSVAPTQCTPTETYFQQDLKSGYRPTASAYSQPAPQRQVTALKPLPPVSSVSSSYNIYSATTSVQQQPTPISTYTPSSSYNSTAATSYSGLSYSSYESSGYTSTTSYYQPSQQLGPPQTPAQPQAPSHQPQPQPPQQQTQPPAKPLTSASWSSTGNSMVTSPAVNTYKKPMFHQNKVQKPKGPPKQPQLHYCDICKISCAGPQTYREHLEGQKHKKKEASQKSGSQATNGPRGGVQTQLRCELCDVSCTGADAYAAHIRGAKHQKVVKLHTKLGKPIPSTEPVLVNSAPVPVTTTSGKPTAPAVAPASPRVPQKPIEPNPTKGPQPAKKPALSKASVIANKAAAPEPVKVEEVKLAVLNQDPLSDDEGDSCGAQGDIQPVGHDYVEEVRNDDGKVIRFHCKLCECSFNDPNAKDMHLKGRRHRLQYKKKVNPDLLVEIKPSNRARKLLEGKLRKQKQKAVLKRQQEDEHRWHMEMRRYEEDMYWRKAEEEHLYWGEQRRRMAPPPLMSRPGMPVPPLLPVRRPDSPDDRHIMSKHATIYPVEEELQAVQQIVSHSERALKLVSDSLLEQETVSQGKEEMDKQLDSQSRMLKGVMRVGILAKGLLLHGDRNVQLILLAAKKPTMSLLNSIAEQLPKQLKTFSEDQYEVQAHPEEANIVIISSKEPKMQVTVCLTSPVMREDPASGPEEQAGLKLPEKVPEKDPPDVLNRKKCLEYLAALRHAKWFQARANGLQSCVIIIRLLRDLCQRVPTWGKMPAWAMELMVEKAISSASGPLSPGEAMRRVLECIASGILLQDGPGLFDPCEKIQTDALGCMTKQAREDVTASAQHALRLLAFRQVHKVLGIESLPASKASARNRKRRRDGTDICEGEGEGKKDKKDDSLDA encoded by the exons ATGGCCGCTAGTCACTATTACGGATTCCCACACGGCGCTGCCGGCCCGCAATACAG CTCCCAGCCACCTCCTGCGTATTCCCATCAAACCACTGCCAGCTACAGTGTCCAGCCTGCCCCTGGAGCAGCCAATGTGGTCACAGCCTCATATGCTCCTGCCACCGCACAGCCCACCCGGCCGGTGGCGTCTCCAGCTTACCAGACCTACCAGACTCCCACTGCTCCAGATTACGGTTACCGTCAGCCGGAAACCACTCCTCAGCCAACCACCAGGCCTCAGAGCTACCAGGTCTTCACAGAAGCG GAGAACTACAACTACGGACGGCCAGCATCAACCAGTAGTGTCTATGAAAATAAGCAGTACTATCAGACAAGTGTCGCACCAACTCAGTGCACCCCCACCGAAACCTATTTTCAGCAAG ATCTGAAAAGTGGCTATAGACCTACAGCCTCAGCGTACAGCCAGCCTGCTCCACAAAGACAGGTTACAGCCCTCAAACCACTGCCTCCCGTCAGCTCTGTCTCATCCAGCTACAACATTTACTCCGCTACGACCAGCGTACAGCAGCAGCCAACTCCAATATCCACTTACACCCCCAGCTCCTCCTACAACTCCACAGCTGCCACCTCTTACTCTG GTCTCAGCTACTCCAGTTACGAATCAAGTGGCTATACTTCAACCACATCATACTATCAACCATCCCAGCAGCTGGGCCCTCCGCAGACCCCAGCTCAGCCCCAGGCCCCTTCCCATCAGCCTCAGCCTCAACCTCCTCAGCAGCAAACCCAGCCACCCGCTAAGCCGCTGACCAGTGCCTCCTGGAGCAGCACCGGAAACAGCATGGTCACTAGTCCTGCTGTCAATACATACAAGAAGCCCATGTTCCATCAGAATAAGGTCCAAAAGCCCAAAGGCCCTCCCAAGCAGCCTCAGCTGCACTACTGCGACATCTGCAAGATCAGCTGCGCTGGTCCTCAG ACGTACAGAGAGCACCTGGAGGGTCAGAAGCACAAAAAGAAGGAGGCGTCCCAGAAGTCTGGCTCTCAGGCCACTAACGGACCACGTGGTGGTGTGCAAACGCAGCTGCGGTGTGAGCTGTGTGACGTCTCCTGCACTGGTGCAGATGCCTATGCAGCTCACATCCGGGGGGCTAAGCACCAGAAG GTAGTGAAGCTGCACACGAAGCTCGGCAAACCTATTCCCTCCACGGAGCCGGTTTTGGTAAACTCTGCCCCTGTTCCTGTGACTACAACATCTGGAAAACCCACAGCTCCTGCTGTAGCTCCAGCTTCTCCCAGGGTGCCACAGAAACCCATTGAACCAAACCCTACCAAGGGTCCACAGCCAGCTAAGAAGCCTGCTCTGTCCAAAGCCTCTGTCATAG CCAATAAAGCTGCTGCTCCAGAGCCAGTGAAGGTGGAGGAAGTAAAACTGGCAGTTTTGAACCAAGACCCTCTGAGTGATGATGAAGGGGATAGCTGTGGTGCTCAGGGAGACATTCAGCCGGTGGGGCATGACTATGTGGAGGAG GTTCGTAATGACGACGGTAAGGTGATTCGCTTCCACTGTAAGCTGTGCGAGTGCAGCTTTAATGATCCAAATGCTAAAGACATGCACCTGAAGGGCCGCAGACACCGGCTTCAGTACAAG AAAAAAGTAAACCCAGACCTGCTAGTGGAGATCAAACCCAGTAACAGAGCACGGAAACTACTGGAAGGCAAGCTGAGAAAGCAGAAGCAGAAAGCTGTGCTGAAGCGGCAACAAGAAGATGAGCATCGTTGGCACATGGAGATGAG GAGGTATGAGGAGGACATGTACTGGAGGAAGGCAGAGGAGGAGCATTTGTACTGGGGGGAGCAAAGACGCAGGATGGCGCCCCCGCCTCTCATGAGTCGCCCTGGAATGCCTGTGCCCCCTCTACTG CCTGTTCGACGTCCGGATTCTCCGGATGACCGCCACATCATGTCCAAACATGCCACCATCTACCCAGTGGAGGAGGAGCTGCAGGCCGTGCAGCAGATCGTTTCGCACTCTGAAAGAGCCCTTAAGCTGGTGTCTGACTCTCTGCTGGAACAGGAGACTGTCTCACAGGGCAAAGAAGAAATGGATAAGCA ATTGGACTCTCAGAGCCGTATGCTGAAGGGGGTAATGAGGGTGGGGATACTGGCCAAAGGCCTGCTGCTACATGGAGATAGGAATGTTCAGCTCATCCTTCTAGCTGCCAAAAAACCCACCATGTCCCTGTTAAACAGCATCGCTGAGCAGCTTCCTAAACAACTAAAG ACTTTTTCTGAAGATCAGTATGAGGTGCAGGCTCACCCCGAGGAAGCCAACATCGTCATTATTTCCAGCAAGGAACCAAAAATGCAGGTCACCGTTTGTCTCACCTCACCAGTGATGCGGGAAGACCCTGCCTCAGGCCCGGAGGAACAGGCAGGCCTCAAGCTGCCTGAGAAAG TGCCTGAAAAGGATCCTCCAGACGTTCTAAACAGGAAAAAGTGCCTTGAGTATTTGGCTGCCCTTCGACACGCCAAATGGTTTCAG GCTCGTGCCAATGGTCTCCAGTCTTGTGTAATCATCATCCGTTTGCTCAGAGATCTCTGCCAGCGTGTGCCCACCTGGGGAAAGATGCCAGCCTGG GCCATGGAGCTGATGGTGGAGAAAGCTATCAGCAGCGCATCAGGTCCTCTGAGTCCAGGAGAGGCCATGCGGAGGGTTCTGGAGTGCATAGCAAGCGGAATCCTCCTTCAAG ATGGTCCAGGCTTGTTTGACCCCTGTGAAAAAATCCAGACGGATGCGCTGGGGTGCATGACTAAACAAGCTAGAGAAGATGTAACTGCAAGCGCTCAG CATGCTCTGCGGTTGTTAGCGTTTCGTCAGGTCCATAAAGTTTTGGGAATCGAATCTCTGCCAGCATCCAAGGCCAGTGCTCGAAACCGCAAAAGACGAAGAGATGGTACAGACATATGTGAGGGGGAAGGCGaaggaaagaaagacaaaaaagatgattCACTAGATGCTTGA
- the matk gene encoding megakaryocyte-associated tyrosine-protein kinase — protein sequence MAAKRWQPGTQCVAKCDHTKPKGNEIAYLKGDILTILDVLETGKSIFRARHNRTGEEGVLSASKVREREVLRVDPNLSLMPWFHGKISGPEAVSKLRPMEDGLFLVRESIRHPGDYVLCVSFKQEVIHYRVIYQDSKLTIDSTQHFYNLIDMVEFYSKNKGALVTTLQKPKQKEGARSAALQLYKTGWLLDLAGLTLGESIGEGEFGAVYEGEYMGRKVAVKNIKSDVTAQAFLGETSVMTKLQHKNLVQLLGVILHNGLYIVTEFMAKGNLVNYLRSRGRSVISTVQLLHYALEVCEGMEYLECKKLVHRDLAARNILLSEDNVAKVSDFGLAKVDSQAFDNTKLPVKWTAPEGLKNKKISTRSDVWSYGVLLWEIFSYGMQPYPKMSLQEVKEQVEQGYRMEAPEACPPEVYTIMRDCWEKEPKMRPSFHKLRELLQAEVTKHESSPVLTS from the exons ATGGCTGCG AAAAGGTGGCAACCTGGTACGCAGTGTGTCGCCAAGTGTGACCACACCAAGCCTAAAGGGAATGAGATTGCCTATCTTAAAGGAGACATCCTTACAATTTTGGATGTTTTGGAAACG GGAAAGTCTATCTTCAGAGCCAGACACAACAGAACAGGTGAAGAGGGTGTACTTTCTGCTTCTAAAGTGCGAGAGCGGGAGGTCCTGCGTGTAGACCCCAACCTTAGCCTTATGCC cTGGTTCCATGGTAAGATATCTGGTCCTGAGGCGGTCAGTAAACTACGGCCCATGGAGGACGGCCTGTTTCTTGTGCGGGAGTCCATTCGCCACCCAGGCGACTACGTTCTGTGTGTCAGCTTTAAGCAAGAGGTCATTCATTATCGTGTCATCTATCAGGACTCCAAGCTGACCATCGACAGCACACAGCACTTTTACAATCTCATCGACATGGTGGAG TTTTACTCTAAGAATAAAGGAGCTCTCGTTACTACACTGCAGAAGCCAAAGCAGAAAGAGGGAGCCAGATCGGCAGCACTGCAACTGTATAAAA CGGGGTGGTTACTGGACCTCGCTGGCCTAACTCTAGGAGAGAGCATTGGAGAGGGCGAGTTTGGAg CGGTGTATGAAGGAGAGTACATGGGCAGGAAGGTGGCCGTGAAAAACATCAAGTCTGATGTCACCGCTCAGGCTTTCCTGGGCGAGACATCGGTCATGAC AAAACTACAGCATAAAAACTTGGTGCAGTTGCTGGGAGTGATTTTGCATAATGGTCTCTACATCGTTACAGAATTTATGGCTAAG GGTAATCTGGTGAATTACCTGCGGTCCCGGGGACGTTCAGTCATTTCTACAGTCCAGCTTCTGCACTACGCTCT AGAGGTGTGTGAAGGCATGGAGTATCTGGAGTGTAAAAAACTTGTTCATCGAGATTTGGCTGCTCGCAACATCCTCCTATCTGAGGACAACGTGGCCAAGGTCAGTGATTTTGGCCTGGCCAAGGTGGACTCGCAGGCTTTTGACAATACAAAGTTACCAGTGAAGTGGACTGCACCAGAGGGTCTAAAGAACAAG AAAATTTCTACACGCTCGGATGTTTGGAGTTATGGTGTGCTTCTTTGGGAGATATTCTCTTATGGCATGCAGCCCTATCCCAAGATG TCCCTGCAAGAGGTAAAGGAGCAGGTGGAGCAGGGCTACCGTATGGAGGCTCCTGAGGCATGCCCACCTGAGGTTTATACCATAATGAGAGACTGCTGGGAGAAGGAACCCAAGATGAGGCCTTCTTTCCACAAGCTACGAGAGCTCCTACAGGCCGAGGTGACCAAACATGAGTCCAGCCCCGTGCTGACCTCATGA